TGAGTTTTGAATCTAACATAAAGCCCAGCAGCTTCACAGGTTCCTGATCATGAGGCATATTTCGCGACAAACTGCAGACGATGTTTTGTGTCTTTCTCTCATTTAGCTGGAAACGATTTACCAGGAGCCATGAGGTTGAATACCGCAGATGCTCCGCTGACCTCTCCAACACCTGCCGAAGGTCAATGCCAGATGACAGCAATAATGTACCATCAGCGAACAGGAGAGTTGCACCATTGTTATCCAGGTTGTTGATCATCACGATGAACATGATTGGCCCCAGAATTGAACCTTTATCTACCCCAAACCTGACAGGGAGTGGACATGAAACAGTTCCACCCAATGACATCACCTGTGTCCTCCCAGTCAGGTATGTCTCCAAGATGTTAAGAGCAGAGTCCATAACCCCATAATAGGGAAGCTTCTTGATTAGTATGTGATGGTCAACAAAAATCAAACGCTCTGCTCAAATCACACAATGTAGGTGCCAGGGACTCACCATCCTCAAACACCGACCCAATTTTCTCAGCCACTCAATTCACTGCATCAACAGTCGACCTCCCTCTACGAAAACCAAACTGCATACTTGAGAAAAGGTTGTTTCTCTCAAAAAACTCCTGAAGTTGGGGTTTTATGACCGCTTCAACCACCTTTCCAAATAGTGAAGTCATAGATATTGGCCTGGAACTATTTAGGCTCTGGTGGTCACCCTTCTTATACACAGGAACGGTTCTTGAGGTTTTCAGGAAGTCAGGAAAAATGGCAGATCGCAGGCAGTCATTAACTACTGTAGCAAGGGGACCGCAATAGCATCCACCACCTCTCTAAGCATGAATACAGACATGCCATACACATCAGGCAGGGCTCTGGGATGGCTTGAATGAACGAATAATCTTCTTTAGGGCAGGCGGAGTGATGGGGCGGAAGAAACACAGACGAGCATTCACTGGTGGAACTAGTGCAGCTAGTAGGAGAAATTTGAAGGAGGATAACTTATTGAATCGAGGCTCATCTTTGACACATTCTTCAAGACAACATGTTTTGTCACTGGTAACACTTTTCTCTTTTCCTAGAGTgcttatgaaatatttttatgttcttcATAATTTTGTCACAATAAATTTCAGATCGGTTGAGAGGGATCACAGACATCGGCCCAAGTCGAGATCGCGTTCCAGATCGCACTCACCTGAAAGGGAtagggagagagacagagacagaCAGCACGACAGAGAGAGGGATCGCgataaagagagagatagacaCAACAAACCCTCTCGATCCAGTGCATCTAGTCGACCAAAAGTGACAGGTGAGATTTGCACACCACATTCTTCTTTAACATCTGTTCTACAAACAtcgttcaaaattttattaacaaGGATCATAACGTgtcaaaaaacataacttattccttttttttattgcggatgatgcccacatgagctttctgcttgtgcgtgggtaatgagaagTGCGAgagtgaatattattagatGATCAAACAtccatgcctattcgatgggattcgGCGGGATTCAAACCCGCGACaaggtagcactagcagactgaagggtacAACGCCTTAACAAAAACTTTATTTCAACTAGTGATGTATTCAAGGAATACATTAGAATTAATATAAGTGATTTTTACTTGCTGAATAGCTCGCTCTTATGTTTTACAAAAATCGTTAATTATTGTTGGTAGAACACACTACAACTTATcaagttctaaatagtgtgtttgtcttttcggtctcaaaattttatagttttttcaaagattggaattttttaattaattgtgattgatttaattcaatttaatttatttttttaattaaggaAAAAATTTTGTGTGTTctgaattttaaattgagtgtgtaatttattgaagaatgaatgttaagtgacacataacctagctacatttggactgttgtataaattagaattggaaccgttttgggcataagcctgtggtacttttctgtaagttgtgtaattctcattgattcaataaataaataaataaatgtgaaaacCTTGATTAAGCCTTATCCTAATCATGTGGGGTCGGCATATTATCTGATAATCTGCCGTAGGGCAGACATAATAGGAATAATAATGTAGTACAATAGGGATGATGTAAAACAAACTACAGTTTTgtgataattttaattaataggGACATTTTTTTCTCTCACTGTGTTTCCTACCGATGGTTTTCTCATCTGAAATGattgttttttatgttttttagaGGAAGACTTGGAAGGCAAGTCACCTGAAGAGCAAgagatgatgaaaatgatggGTTTCTGCGCATTTGATACAACTAAGGGGAAGAACGTCGATGCCCAAGAAGAGGGAGCCGTGCACGTCATTCTGAAACGAAAATACCGCCAGTATATGAACCGTAAAGGTGGCTTCAACAGACCTCAAGTATTTTTCGcttgtgatgtacacaacatttttcctccatagacatttttttatagaaacttcaaatcaaatcattttaataacttatgtTATTGGTGACAAtttttcctaacaacataacctaaaatctaaaacgtAAAacccggtcgtctgattggcactgccgattgcgctatctatcggcaaaagttcaattcaatttcaatttcaatttattaaaaacacacaaaacaagacaaaacaaaattacaaagatttacgaaacaaataaaacacaataaaatgttacaaatataaaaaaccatgggcttagtgtttgggtgtgttggagaagagaaaaaaagagaggaagatacctagccaactatggtttcccatgtaataggcaggcaaagaagagaagagaagtaatgaggaaaaaaggaagggagaaatggggggaaggaagaaaacagaggaataggtacttaaaataaaaataagcgagtccactgaaaaatgaaaaaaactaatgaaaaaaaaaaaatgctggagcagaaatctcgagtcatatatctaaatggaagaagaaattactgtatgtccagttttttatatccagtttaatttttccgctgatcttattgtccatgagaaagtgatttggaatgaggtttattattttagtacctatgtaaattaattgcctccttatacattcaatattagtgttataggttacatatttgttagcagtggcccttagattataataattaagagtagagtttattgtgagaggaaaatcggatctatattttattaagtactcaattacggtttttatgtataattgacgtatagtcatgacctcaaaatcactaaaaaccatatccgttggatagagcctgggtttgtttaatatagttttaattatcagtttttgtgctacaaataattcagcaatatgacagttgaaacagcctccccaaacaactatgccatactgcagaattgacttgactagagcatgatacatcattttcaggtggttcttattaagaattctgttaacttggtaaaatttaaaggataaatatctaatttttctacatatg
Above is a window of Nilaparvata lugens isolate BPH chromosome 4, ASM1435652v1, whole genome shotgun sequence DNA encoding:
- the LOC111045312 gene encoding U4/U6.U5 small nuclear ribonucleoprotein 27 kDa protein, yielding MVYDRSPSPRRRRSKSRERERVRDRDERDRRRRRSRSRDRRRRSVERDHRHRPKSRSRSRSHSPERDRERDRDRQHDRERDRDKERDRHNKPSRSSASSRPKVTEEDLEGKSPEEQEMMKMMGFCAFDTTKGKNVDAQEEGAVHVILKRKYRQYMNRKGGFNRPQVFFACDVHNIFPP